A stretch of DNA from Candidatus Nomurabacteria bacterium:
TTTATACCAATCTGGAGATTCAAAATTAATTGATTGTATTCCAGCAATTTCTCTAGCGATACCGATGTGTCCAAAGCAATCTGGACGATGGGTAAACATCTTGTTCTCGAAATCTACGATAATGTCATCTAGACCAAAAAGATTTTTAAAAAGAGTCCCAGGTTTTAGTAATTTTTTGTTTAAATCTTTTTCTGTTAATTCTAGTATTCCAGAGTGATCTTCACTGATTGCAAGCTCTTTTTCGGATGCAAGCATTCCGTTGCTCTCAACTCCTCTAAGCTTAATTTTAGAAAGTACAAACGTTTCTTTATCATCATAGGTTGATGGGACTGTAGAGCCAGGTGAGATCCAAGCGACCATTATTCCCTCTTTGGCGTTTGGAGCTCCACAAACTACTTGTATTAATCCATCTTTATCTCGCTCTACCTTTTTTGCTGCTCCTCCATCATCAATTTTGCAAATATTAAGCTTATCAGCATCTGGATGCTTTTCTAGCTTTACAATTTTTGCAAGGTAGATTCCCTCGTATCTAGCGCCCCAGTTTATAATCTCATCAAATGCCCCGATTTGAGAGTTCAGCTTTTCTGCAAGATCAGCAGAACTTAAGTTTAATATCTTAGAGATATCCTTTTTTGAGATTTGCTGACCGAGATTAAATGAGTACTTCATAAGATTATTTTAATATTTAAAACTGTTTTAGGAACTTAAGCTTAGCGCTATGGAATAGGCGGACATCTTCAATACCATACTTCATCATGATTAATCTTTCGATACCACATCCAAATGCAAAGCCTGAATATTGTTTTGAATCTATACCTGCCATTTCTATAACATTTGGATGGATCATTCCGCAACCGAGGAGCTCAATCCAGCCTGATTGTGAGCAAATGTGGCATCCTTTTTTATCGCAGAACGGGCAAGAAAGAGCAAACTCAAAACTTGGTTCTGTAAACGGGAAGTAAAATGGATTAATTCGAGTTTCAACCTCTTTGCCGTAGTATGCAGAAAGAAAAGTCTTAAGTGTGGCTATTAAGTTGCCGACATTTACATCTTTATCGACATAAATTCCTTCGACTTGGTAGAAAGTATGCTCGTGCCGAGCATCGACGTCCTCATTTCTATAAACTCTATCTGGCACCGCTGCAGCGATTGGTAATCCAAGCTTCAGACTGTCTTTTCTTAAGCTTAAGATTCTGTTTTGCATCGTAGAAGTATGTGCTGGTGCTACTAGTTCTTCTTCTGTTACAAAAGTATCGTAGTCGTCTCTGGCGGGATGATCTTCTGGGAAGTTAAGAAGTAAACATGTGCCATGCATCATCAATATTTCTAGATTCAAATATTTCAAATCCAATTGAGTTAAATATTTCAGAAACTTTTTCGATTTCTTTTGAGAAATCGGATGGACACTTCCATCAGCATTCTAATAAAATCTGGTAGAGGAAGCATTGACATCAAATGGAGCGGTAACATCTATTGATTTAAGTTTAGATGAGGAATGTTTTTTAGAATCTTCTTTAACTTTAGCCTCGAGCTCATCTTTTAATTTATTAATAGCTATGCCTAAATCTTTTTTGCTCAGGGCTACTTTTGGTAGAAGAGCATAAAGTGCCTTAAGCTTAGGAGATTTTAGAATGCGAGATTTATCATCTAGCTCAATAAACTCCTCGTTCAAGGAGCTCACGAACTTTTTCGATTTCTTTTTTATAATCCATTTTATTTATCTCTTAGCTATTATTTTACAACAAAAAAGATGCTGATTTGTGCTAAAATAGCATCTATATGGAATCAGCGTTTAATATTTTAGTAGTTATTTTAAGTGTCTTTCTAGCAATCTTCTTAATTCTTTGGATATTAGTACTTCTTTACGCATGGAAAATAGCTCGAGCCGCTAAAAATTAAGTTCAAAAGCTGAAGCAAGCATTAATGATGCTCAGTCTTTTATTAACAGCGCTAAAAGATGCTGTAGTTCCTGCAGTTGCAGCCAAACTCCTAGCTAAAACTATCAAAAACTTTACCAACAAAAGCAAAGTAAAAGTTAAAAAGAAGTAGATATTTCTAATTTAGCTCTCTCTAGTATATCCGACTCATTTATATCAGAGATTTCTCGTTCCTTATAAATGCTTTCCATTATTTGGATTCCTTTATCTAAATTTAGCCATTTTATCTGGCTAGAAGACTCAGGATCATTCTTTAATCTACTTTTTTCATCTATATCTTTTAACCGAACTAAGAAATAAAGAGTAGTTTTCTGAATACTAATTCCTTTCGACTTGTAAGACGTCTCTTTCGAGCCAATAAAATTGAGATAATTTCCCAACTAGCACCAAACTCTTCCATGAGACCTCTAACTAAAGATTCTTCCAATCTTCGCCGTCTTCTACAGATTCTCTCATCAATATACAAACCTCTCCCCCTATTACTGGAGCATCAACAAAATAATGACAAGCTACTTCATTCTTATCATTTAACAAAACAGCGCCTACTGATAGGTGGTAAGGGTGGTCTGATCTTCCTTGAAAGTAATTTTTTCATTAATAATACCTAGATTAACCTGGGTATTATTATAGATTAAAAGGATCTTTTATTTCTTTTTAATACTATAGCGTTGTTGAATGAATAGTAGTTCGTCAATTATTTCTTGAAGATGATGAGCCTGAACCTCATTTCCTTTTTTAAGCTGATCGCTGAGTCTATCAAGTTTTGTGGCTAATGTTGCAAAATACTGGCCTGATCTTACTAAAGCATCGGTTTCTGTAATATCATCTGCTTCGACATATTTAGTAACATCGGCTAAAAATAGCTCATTAGTTAATAAAGAGTAGGTATCTTTTTCTTCGGTATCTCTCATAATTTTCTTATTTCTTAACATTTTTTAATCATTATTTTTTATATGGACTAAAACGCTACTAAAGCCTTCATTTGTAACTACTAAGTGGTCGATCAGTTCTACGCCAAGGACATTACCGGCCTCAACCAGTTGTTTAGTGGTTTGGATATCTGCCTCGGTTGGTTCTAGGGTACCGGAAGGGTGGTTATGTGCTATCAAGACAGCTATTGCTCCTTGCTCAATTGCTGGCTGAAAGACCTCTCTCGGATGAACTATGTTAGATGTTAGACTGCCTACAGAAATGATCTCGTCATGTATTATCTGATACCGACTATTTAAATAAAGTGCTCTAAGCTGCTCTTTTTTTCCGTAAGATATTACTTTTAGGTGCTTATAGGCTTGAGCCGGAGTTTTAATATAAGCTGGCTTGCCATATTTTTCGCTAAAGAATCTTCTACCAATCTCAAGCGCTGCAACAATCTGTGATGCTTTTCCGATTGGTATCTCTACTAGCTCAGCAAATTTTTTTGGGCTTAGCTCACTAGTTAAAGCTTTTTCTCCATACTCTCTTAAGATTCTCTGCGCCATAGACATTACCTCCTCTTTACGAGTTCCCGTACCTAAAAGAACAGCTACAAGCTCAGCAACTGTTAAATATTTTGCACCAAGAGTAGCAAGTTTTTCTCGAGGTTTTTGCTCGATAGGAAGATCACGAACTTTTATTGTGTAGTGACCAGAAGGGATATCACTGTGGGCTAGTGTGATATCATGGTCTATGAATTTGTAGGAGTTAGTAAGAGACACTTTTGTATGTTACAGCTTTTAGTTAATTTGAACTTAAGCGGCCGTAAATTTTTAAAGTGGCTCAATATGCTAAAATTAAGCTTTATATATTATGGCAGGACATAGCAAGTGGGCGCAGATAAAACGCGCCAAAGGAGTCAACGACGCTAAACGCGGAGCTTTGTTCACGCGTATCGGAAACCAAATCGCAGTTGCTGCTCGCGCAGGTACTGATCCTCTATTTAATCCATCTCTTGCCGCGGTGATTGAAAAAGCCAAGGCCGCTAACATGCCAATGAGCAACATTGAGCGAGCGATTAAAAGAGTTTCTGATAAGAATGCTGCTCAACTAGAGGAAGTTTTATACGAAGGCTACGGACCAGCTGGTGTTGCTGTAATGGTTGAATGCGCAACTGATAATCGTAATAGAACCTATCCAGAAGTTAAACATGCATTCTCTAAGTTTGGTGGCAGTATTGGAGAGGGCGGAAGCGTTGCTTTCCAGTTTGAAAGAAAAGGTGTAATTGTAGTTAAGGCTAGCGGAGAAGATGCGCTTTTAGAGGTACTAGAAGCTGGAGCTGAAGATGCTAATGAGGAAGACGACATTATTGTTGCATATACAGACCCGAAAGATCTGCACTCTGTTAAACTTAAGTTAAACGAGGCGGGCTTGGAGACTGAAAGTGCTGAGCTCAGCTGGGAGCCTAAAAATCATGTTCCTATTGATGAAGAGGCGACGCAGAAATTAGAAAAGATTATTGATGCTCTTGAAGAGCTCCAGGATGTGGTAAATGTAAGCCATAATGCTGAAGCTTAAAATAGATTATTCTTGAGCTATAAAGCTTTTAGTTTTACTTTAAGATCAGAGAGAACCTTTAAAGATAAGTTCGAGAAATCATCGTTAAAGATATTATGTTTCTTATACTTAAGTTTTTTCTCGATATAGTTAAGTACGTCTTTGGTCCCAAGAACATTTCCGTAACAATTATTAAGCTTAGTTTGAAGTTTTTTTAACCATCTCCTATCATATGTTGCCCATACAAAATCTTCCTCAATAATCTTACCCTTGCTCCTATTGCATAATAATTTGACTATCTCTGTACGAGCAAAATATGTATGTGTTCTCGGTATGCTCTTTTTTAATGTTTCGTTTCTTGATATTGATAACAGCCTTAATGCCATAAGCTCTGTAGTACCTTCGACTATGCTAGGGAACTTATTAAAGAATGACCCTTCAACGAAAGACTGTAAGTAGGCATGGCAAAGTTCATGGAATATAAGCTCTTCATCAACTCTATAGTATGGGTAGTTAAGCTCAATTGCTTTATTCGCAATATTATAGCTTGCGCCCACATCTCGTAATAAGGGAGTTAGCCTTGCACCCATAATGATGGGTCTATGGGCCTTAAATCTTACTCGAGGAGATACCCTCAAGTATCCTTCCTCATGAAGCTTTATAGATGCTGACTTAAAGTCGGCCACCATTGAATCTGTGTCTCCTTTAAAGTGCACCTCTTTAAAATTACCCGAATTAGCAACTTCAACTGTAAAATCTTTGAGCCATTTCCTTATTTTATATAAAGTTTTAGTATCAATATCCATAAGCAGATCTACCCAGGATCCTGCTTTATTCTTTAATGAATTTATTCCGTAATCCGGCTTTACGTTGAGTATGTTGTTTAGGCTATTGTTAATCCTGTATATACCATTACTCTTTATCAGAACTCTAGTTAGTTCCTTGGTCTTTGATACATCATCAACTGTTGGCCTAGAAATTGCGTATGTGTCCCTAAAATCGCTCATTTTACATTTGTGTTTTAAGCAAGATTTTCACTTCTTCTAGGCTTTTGCATTCCATGAGTTTAGCCCGCAGATCACCTGCGCCGTCGAAGTCTCTGATGTAAATTTTAAAGAATCTTTTTAATGGCTCAAACTTTTTTTCTGGATGTTCTTTTAGCTCTTCTTCAAAAAGTTGGATGTGGTAATTTAACATCTCAATTAACTCTTCTTTTGTTCCAGATCTAGGCTCATCTCTAAAACAGTAGATGTTTTGGAATATTCCACGCCCGATCATTACGCCATCTAAGTTATGTTTTTTAGCTAAGCTTAAGCCCTCTGTTTTAGACATAATATCACCGTTGCCGATAATCAAAGTATTAGGAGATATTTGATCTCTAAGCTTAACTATCTTTGAGAATAATTCATGGTGTGCGGGAACTTTAGACATCTCCTTTTTTGTTCTTGCGTGAATTGTAAGCGCTGCGATATCTTGGTTTAGTAAGAACCCGAGCCATTCTGGCCACTCCTCTACTTTTGAATAACCTAAACGTGTTTTGACTGAAACAAGAAGACCGCCAGTTTTTGCAGCTTGAATCATTTTGCCGGCTAACTCTGGGTTACGAATTAATGCAGAGCCGGATTCGTGCTTAGTGGCAGTTTTGACAGGGCAACCCATATTAAGATCGATGCCGTCAAAGCCAAGTTTTTTAAGGTCTTTAGCCATTTTGGCGACGTTTTCTGGGCTAGAGCTCCAAATTTGGGCAATGAGTGGCTTCTCTACTTTCTTAAACTTAAGTCTCCTACCAACTACGTGATTACCTTGTTTGGAGTTCCAACCTTCGGCATTGGTGAATTCTGTAAAAAAGAGATCCGGACGCCCGGCTTTAATCACCACTCTTCGAAAGACTGTATCCGTTACAGCCTCCATTGGGGCAAGAACCGTAAACGGCTTTGGGAGCTTATCCCAAACTGTCTTCTTTTTGAATATCATTATTCTTATTATAACAGTGATGAAACTCTCTATATGCTAAAATTAACTTAATCACCTATGGCATCAAATATTCCTAGTAAAAATAAAGCTAATAAAAAAAATACAAATATTCTTTCAAAGATAAAAAAAGAATTTAAATTAATGTATAAAGAGTTCTCTAACTGGTTAAAGAGAAAAGTTGATAATAGAAAGATTGAGGGAGCGCCAAAGTCTTTTAAAAAATCCAAAAAACAAAAAATTGAAAAAATTGAAAAAAGTACTAAGCTTATTGCTGATAGCCTGAAGTTTATTGGTGAGCATTGGAAGACTCTGACCATAATCTTACTCAGCTATATTGGGGTTTATTTTTTGTTAGCATATGCAACTCCAAATATAAATTTGCCAGATTTGTTTAAACAGGCTAATGACTCAGGAGCTAGCCCAGGCATAGCAGATAAGTTTAAAACTTTATCTGGGGCTTTATTTACTTACAGGAGTGATGCAACTGATTTTGCTCGCTGGGCGCAATTCTTCCTAGCAATAATTTTTAGCTTGATATTTATTTATACGATCAGAAATTTGCACAAGGGCTATAAGTTAAGAGCTCGTGATGCTCTATATAACGGAACAAGCAATTTAGTGCCTTTTGTATTAAATATGTGTTTTATAGCTATCCAGCTCATCCCATTTACTTTAGTCGGAGTAATTTATAATATCGGCATGTCTCGAGGACTGTTTATTGGAGCCCTAGAAAAATATACAGCGACAATAGTACTAATCTTTTTTGGACTACTTACTTTCTGGTTTATACCTACGGCAATAATTTCTCTTTATGCCGTAACAGTACCTGGAGTCTACCCAACAAAAGCCATGCAAGCAGTAAGAATTATGGTCTCTAGAAGAAGATTAGAGGTGGTACGACATCTCACTGTATTTATATTATTTATCTTCCTTAGCTACTTAATTCTTTTACTTCTTCTTGTTACTTACTTACCAAGATTTGCCAACTTAAGCTTAGACCTCTTCTTTTTAATCGCTCTACCGCTTATACATGTGATGATGTACAAGCTTTACTTAAAACTTCTTGAAGGAGCCCAAGAGCAAAACATTTAGACGACTAACCAAATAAAAACTGTTAACTTTCTCTATAATATTGTATAATATATAGTTAATATGGGAGAGCTAATTAGAATTGGTGCCGAAGATTTTCGAAAAGGTTTAGGGGCATTAGTAGATCCGGCCGGGGCCCATGTTGCAGAACTAACTCTAAATGGAATGAATGTATTCTATCCAAAACAAGTTGTTGATGTGGATGGTGCACAAAAAACAAGAGGAGGTATGCATCTATGCTCTCCATACTTTGGTCTCCCCGACTCAATGAAAGCACTAGGACAACCCCAGCACGGTTATGCAAGAGATGTTGAGTGGGAGGTCAATGCAGAAAGTAGTAGCTCGGTTAGTTTATCGCATGTGCAGACTGAAGGACCATTTAGTGGCTTAGTGCAACAGATTGAGTATAAGATTCTACAAGCTGGCGACAAAAGGTTCGATGCGACCCTTTGCGCCATGTTAAGTTTAAGAAACACAAGAAGTCGAGCAGGAGACATTCCTAAATCTGATAGAGATATAATTGTAGCTCCAGGATTTCACCCATATTTTGATGAGCTATTTGATCAAACGCTTCATATGAATACACCTAGAAGATCAGATACAGCTAGAAGAATGGGAATATCTGCTATACAGACAATAAGAACTCAAAGTGATTTAGAAGTTGTTATTTTAACTAGTGGATTGCCAAATCTAATTGAGTGGACTGATGGCGCTGGGAGATATTCTTGTGTAGAACCTACTTGTGCAGGGGAGTCATTAGACACTTTTGAAGGTGCTTATATTATAAAACCGGGCTTTCAAAAAGATTTTGCAGTTGAGATTGCAGTTAGGAGAGATGATACCAATCTTTTCATGCTTTAATATACACTTTGCTAAACTTAATTAGTATAGATGAATAAAAGATCTGCTGAAAAAAGAATTCATAAGCTTAGGGAGTTAGTTAATGATTATCGCTATCGTTACCACGTGCTTGATGAGAGCACTATGAGTGAGGCTGCTGCAGATAGCTTAAAACACGAATTAGCTGAGTTAGAAAAAGAGTTTCCAGATCTAGTAACTCCAGATTCACCTACGCAGAGTATTCCGGGTGAGATTGCTAAAGGTTTTAAAAAAGTTCAACATGCAACTCGAATGCTAAGCTTAAATGATGTTTTCAGCAAAGAAGAAATTGAGGCTTGGGAAGCGCGAGTTCAGAAATTTACTCCTAATGAAAGGTTAGAGTTTTTTGCCGACATTAAATTAGATGGCTTGGCGTGTTCTCTAGTTTACGAGGATGGACTACTTGTTAGAGGAGCAACTCGTGGTGATAGTTTTATTGGTGAAGATGTGACTAATAATATTAAAACTTTAGAAAGTATTCCGCTTAGGCTTAATGACTATAAAGATTTTAGCAAAGGAAGAACTGAAGTTCGTGGAGAGATTGTTATCTTTAAAGATGAATTCGAGAAATTAAATACTAAGCTTAAAGAAGAAGGTTCTAAAACTTACGCTAATCCGAGAAACTTAGCTGCTGGAACCATCAGACAGCTCGACCCTAAACTTGTGGCCGCACGACCTCTTACTTTTTTTGCTTACGATTTAATCCATGATGGCTTCATAGCAACTCACCAAGAAGTTTATGAGAGTTTTAAGAAATTAGGTTTTAAGACTTCTGGAGCCTGGCAAACCTTTGAAGATATCGATTCTTTAGAAAAACACATAAGCAGTTGGTCAGAAAAAAGACAGGTTCTTAAGTTTAATACAGACGGTTTTGTTATTAAGATTAATGATAGAAAAGTATATTCTCAACTTGGAGTTGTTGGTAAAGCTCCGCGTGGAGCCGTGGCATTTAAGTATCCAGCCGAGCAAAGCACAACTAAAGTTCGAGATATTTTTGTAAGTATCGGTAGAACGGGCTCTGCTACTCCTGTAGCAATTTTAGAACCAGTAAACTTAGCGGGCACTACAGTCTCTATGGCTACACTTCATAATGATAGTGAGATTAAGCGTAAAGATATTAGAGTTGGTGATACTGTAATTGTAGAAAAAGCAGGAGATATAATTCCGGCCGTAATTGAGAGTTTAAAAGATTTAAGATCCGGTGATGAGAAAGAGTTTAGCTTCCCTAAGAACTGCCCAGAGTGTAATACTATTTTAACTAAACTAAAAGAAGATGAGGCTGTTTGGCGCTGTCCTAATAATTCATGCCCAGCAAGAGTGAGTAAGAGAATTCAACATTTTGCCTCGCGAGGAGCTTTAGATATTGAAGGTATGGGAGAAAAGAATGTAGAGGCTTTGCTTGATGCTAAGTTAATTAAAGATTCTGCTGATCTTTATTCCCTGAGATATGAGGATGTTCTAAATTTAGAAAGGTTTGCGGAAGTTTCTAGCAGAAATCTAATTGATGC
This window harbors:
- the ligA gene encoding NAD-dependent DNA ligase LigA, whose product is MNKRSAEKRIHKLRELVNDYRYRYHVLDESTMSEAAADSLKHELAELEKEFPDLVTPDSPTQSIPGEIAKGFKKVQHATRMLSLNDVFSKEEIEAWEARVQKFTPNERLEFFADIKLDGLACSLVYEDGLLVRGATRGDSFIGEDVTNNIKTLESIPLRLNDYKDFSKGRTEVRGEIVIFKDEFEKLNTKLKEEGSKTYANPRNLAAGTIRQLDPKLVAARPLTFFAYDLIHDGFIATHQEVYESFKKLGFKTSGAWQTFEDIDSLEKHISSWSEKRQVLKFNTDGFVIKINDRKVYSQLGVVGKAPRGAVAFKYPAEQSTTKVRDIFVSIGRTGSATPVAILEPVNLAGTTVSMATLHNDSEIKRKDIRVGDTVIVEKAGDIIPAVIESLKDLRSGDEKEFSFPKNCPECNTILTKLKEDEAVWRCPNNSCPARVSKRIQHFASRGALDIEGMGEKNVEALLDAKLIKDSADLYSLRYEDVLNLERFAEVSSRNLIDAISEKKNPPLAKFIYALGIRQVGSQTAIDLAEKFKKLERLSLANLEELLEVEGIGEVVAESILAWFGDPENKELLEKFKKNKVEPQEVEEVRGGKLEGLSFVITGSISGMSREEAADKIRALGGTFQSSVGKGTTYLVAGGSVGESKLKKAEQFGTKVIDEEEFKRLI
- a CDS encoding tRNA-dihydrouridine synthase, translating into MIFKKKTVWDKLPKPFTVLAPMEAVTDTVFRRVVIKAGRPDLFFTEFTNAEGWNSKQGNHVVGRRLKFKKVEKPLIAQIWSSSPENVAKMAKDLKKLGFDGIDLNMGCPVKTATKHESGSALIRNPELAGKMIQAAKTGGLLVSVKTRLGYSKVEEWPEWLGFLLNQDIAALTIHARTKKEMSKVPAHHELFSKIVKLRDQISPNTLIIGNGDIMSKTEGLSLAKKHNLDGVMIGRGIFQNIYCFRDEPRSGTKEELIEMLNYHIQLFEEELKEHPEKKFEPLKRFFKIYIRDFDGAGDLRAKLMECKSLEEVKILLKTQM
- a CDS encoding YebC/PmpR family DNA-binding transcriptional regulator, translating into MAGHSKWAQIKRAKGVNDAKRGALFTRIGNQIAVAARAGTDPLFNPSLAAVIEKAKAANMPMSNIERAIKRVSDKNAAQLEEVLYEGYGPAGVAVMVECATDNRNRTYPEVKHAFSKFGGSIGEGGSVAFQFERKGVIVVKASGEDALLEVLEAGAEDANEEDDIIVAYTDPKDLHSVKLKLNEAGLETESAELSWEPKNHVPIDEEATQKLEKIIDALEELQDVVNVSHNAEA
- the radC gene encoding DNA repair protein RadC, whose translation is MSLTNSYKFIDHDITLAHSDIPSGHYTIKVRDLPIEQKPREKLATLGAKYLTVAELVAVLLGTGTRKEEVMSMAQRILREYGEKALTSELSPKKFAELVEIPIGKASQIVAALEIGRRFFSEKYGKPAYIKTPAQAYKHLKVISYGKKEQLRALYLNSRYQIIHDEIISVGSLTSNIVHPREVFQPAIEQGAIAVLIAHNHPSGTLEPTEADIQTTKQLVEAGNVLGVELIDHLVVTNEGFSSVLVHIKNND